The following are from one region of the Halogeometricum sp. S3BR5-2 genome:
- the aroA gene encoding 3-phosphoshikimate 1-carboxyvinyltransferase, translating to MDVTISPSRVEGRARAPPSKSYTHRAILAAGYGADATVRNPLVSADTKATMRFVDASGGETELSEDESSLSVSGFGGRPETPDDVVNCENSGTTTRLVTACAALGDGLTVLTGDDSLRSRPQGPLLDAVESLGARGESTRGNGQAPLVLGGGMTGGSVSIPGDVSSQYISALLMAGAVTEEGIDIELETELKSAPYVDITLELLGEYGVDAERTESGFAVAGGQSYDPAGGEYEVPGDFSSISYLLAAGAAAGAEGESVVVEGARPSAQGDAAIVDIVREMGSEVKWDRDAGELTVSGADLSGTTVDVGDTPDLLPTVAVLGAVADGDTVIENCEHVRYKETDRVRAMAEELEKMGASVTEETDRLTIHGGETDLTGATVDGRGDHRIVMSLAVAGLVADGETTVTGAEHVDVSFPNFFEALESLGASVRRDE from the coding sequence ATGGACGTCACCATCTCGCCGTCTCGCGTCGAGGGGCGCGCGCGCGCCCCGCCGTCGAAGAGTTACACCCACCGGGCGATTCTCGCCGCGGGCTACGGCGCCGACGCGACGGTTCGGAACCCCCTCGTCAGCGCCGACACGAAGGCGACGATGCGGTTCGTGGACGCCTCCGGCGGCGAGACCGAACTGTCCGAGGACGAATCTTCGCTCTCCGTCTCCGGGTTCGGCGGCCGACCCGAGACGCCGGACGACGTGGTGAACTGCGAGAACTCGGGGACGACGACGCGTCTCGTCACCGCCTGCGCCGCCCTCGGCGACGGACTGACCGTCCTCACCGGGGACGACTCGCTCCGCTCGCGCCCGCAGGGTCCGCTCCTCGACGCCGTCGAGTCGCTGGGCGCCCGCGGGGAGTCCACCCGCGGCAACGGGCAGGCGCCCCTCGTCCTCGGCGGGGGTATGACCGGCGGGAGCGTCTCCATTCCCGGCGACGTCTCCTCGCAGTACATCTCCGCGCTCCTCATGGCCGGGGCCGTCACCGAGGAGGGAATCGATATCGAACTGGAGACGGAGCTCAAATCGGCGCCGTACGTCGATATCACGCTGGAACTCTTAGGCGAATACGGCGTCGACGCGGAACGGACCGAATCGGGCTTCGCCGTCGCCGGCGGGCAGTCTTACGACCCGGCGGGCGGCGAGTACGAGGTGCCCGGCGACTTCTCCTCCATCTCCTACCTCCTCGCGGCGGGCGCGGCGGCCGGCGCGGAGGGGGAATCAGTGGTCGTCGAGGGCGCCCGACCCAGCGCGCAGGGCGACGCCGCAATCGTGGACATCGTCCGCGAGATGGGCTCGGAGGTGAAGTGGGACCGCGACGCGGGAGAACTCACCGTCTCCGGCGCCGACCTCTCGGGGACGACGGTGGACGTGGGCGACACGCCGGACCTCCTGCCGACAGTCGCCGTCCTCGGCGCCGTCGCGGACGGCGATACCGTGATAGAGAACTGCGAGCACGTTCGCTACAAGGAGACCGACCGCGTGCGCGCGATGGCCGAGGAGTTGGAGAAGATGGGCGCCTCTGTCACCGAGGAGACGGACCGACTCACGATTCACGGCGGCGAGACGGACCTGACGGGCGCGACGGTCGACGGGAGGGGCGACCACCGAATCGTGATGTCGCTGGCCGTGGCCGGCCTCGTCGCCGACGGCGAGACGACGGTGACCGGCGCCGAACACGTCGACGTGTCGTTTCCGAACTTCTTCGAGGCGCTCGAATCGCTCGGCGCGTCGGTTCGGCGGGACGAGTAG
- a CDS encoding Xaa-Pro peptidase family protein, which yields MDPDLSSLDALLDEEDADGYLVDDTSHNSTQQYLSGFEAHDPFVTLYTPEATVLLVSTLEFGRAKKQSRADEVRRLAEYDYRDVVAEHGPAEAKARVHASFLDDYGVSDVLTPERFPLGPADGLRDREVSVTPDHSDRVTEIRATKTDEEIEHVRAAQEANEASMRAAEELIADADVEDGRLVRDGEPLTSERVKEEIEVTLLRHGCGLDDTIVACGADAADPHDQGSGPLRADEPIIIDIFPRSKTTGYHADMTRTFLKGEPSETLREWYDLTHEALDAAFDAVEPGVTGADVHNVVCDVYEEAGHDTLRSNAMAETGFIHSTGHGVGLDVHELPSLSPSGEELKPGHVITVEPGLYDPSVGGVRIEDIAVVTEDGYENLTSYPVELVV from the coding sequence ATGGATCCGGACCTCTCGTCGCTCGACGCCCTCCTCGACGAGGAGGACGCCGACGGCTACCTCGTCGACGACACGAGCCACAACTCGACGCAGCAGTACCTCTCGGGGTTCGAGGCGCACGACCCGTTCGTGACGCTGTACACCCCCGAGGCGACGGTGCTACTCGTCTCCACGCTGGAGTTCGGGCGCGCGAAGAAACAGAGCCGCGCCGACGAGGTGCGCCGCCTCGCCGAGTACGACTACCGCGACGTCGTCGCCGAACACGGCCCCGCCGAGGCGAAGGCGCGCGTCCACGCGTCGTTCCTCGACGACTACGGCGTCTCGGACGTCCTGACTCCCGAGCGGTTCCCCCTCGGCCCCGCCGACGGCCTCCGCGACCGCGAGGTGTCCGTGACCCCCGACCACAGCGACCGGGTGACCGAGATTCGCGCGACGAAGACCGACGAGGAAATCGAGCACGTCCGCGCGGCCCAGGAGGCCAACGAGGCGTCGATGCGCGCCGCGGAGGAACTCATCGCCGACGCCGACGTCGAGGACGGCCGCCTCGTCCGCGACGGCGAACCGCTGACGAGCGAACGCGTCAAAGAGGAGATAGAGGTGACGCTGCTCCGACACGGCTGCGGACTCGACGACACCATCGTCGCCTGCGGCGCCGACGCCGCCGACCCGCACGACCAGGGGAGCGGCCCGCTCCGCGCCGACGAGCCGATTATCATCGACATCTTCCCGCGGTCGAAGACGACGGGCTACCACGCCGATATGACGCGGACGTTCCTGAAGGGAGAGCCCTCCGAGACGCTACGCGAGTGGTACGACCTGACCCACGAGGCGCTGGACGCCGCCTTCGACGCCGTCGAACCCGGCGTCACCGGCGCGGACGTCCACAACGTGGTCTGCGACGTCTACGAGGAGGCCGGCCACGACACCCTCCGGTCGAACGCGATGGCCGAGACGGGGTTCATCCACTCGACGGGCCACGGCGTCGGCCTCGACGTGCACGAACTCCCGAGTCTGTCGCCGTCCGGCGAGGAACTGAAGCCGGGTCACGTCATCACCGTCGAACCGGGGCTGTACGACCCGTCGGTCGGCGGCGTGCGCATCGAGGACATCGCCGTCGTCACCGAGGACGGCTACGAGAACCTCACGTCCTACCCGGTCGAGTTGGTCGTCTGA
- a CDS encoding DUF6653 family protein translates to MTPFDGTLRDRLEETFWARHANPWSAGTRFLALPALMTAVYRRDRRLLLATLAFVAVNPVLFPPPERTDSYLSRIVLAEREWLREDGGTMGTDYPNVLNVLNAAATLYALVSALRRDRRGTVLGTLCAMAFKLWWVDAVVRETGVTGEGSADGPAQSSGE, encoded by the coding sequence ATGACACCTTTCGATGGAACGCTCCGCGACCGACTCGAAGAGACGTTCTGGGCGCGCCACGCGAACCCGTGGAGCGCGGGGACGCGTTTTCTCGCGCTTCCGGCGCTGATGACGGCCGTCTACCGCCGCGACCGACGACTCCTCCTCGCGACGCTGGCGTTCGTCGCCGTCAACCCGGTGTTGTTCCCGCCGCCGGAGCGGACGGACTCGTACCTCAGCCGCATCGTCCTCGCCGAACGCGAGTGGTTGCGCGAGGACGGGGGAACGATGGGAACGGACTACCCGAACGTCCTCAACGTTCTCAACGCCGCGGCGACGCTGTACGCCCTCGTCTCGGCCCTGCGCCGCGACCGCCGGGGTACCGTCCTCGGGACGCTCTGCGCGATGGCGTTCAAACTCTGGTGGGTCGACGCCGTCGTCCGGGAGACGGGCGTGACCGGCGAGGGGTCGGCGGACGGGCCGGCACAGTCGAGCGGCGAGTAG
- a CDS encoding small ribosomal subunit Rsm22 family protein, whose amino-acid sequence MIDRDAVRSNAKYLRNVRPVDPEEICEYIEGTPHPAVVRETLREEAFDLGMVERDDGTFVPVEDDPVPYRDWAPTEFPEEHAFRFEDLLVERHGVNWHRGESGDRLRESIRRLKEDYYYQNDVEYDADAALGYGIYHLPDYYAAIGYVLDDLAENGLLPRTLRVLDVGAGAGGPALGLHDYLPEDSLVEYHAVEPSASADVLDHMVAGTRSNFKTEIHRETAEAFDPLSIVPDGEGFDLVLFANVLSELDDPVAVAERYLESAAADGSFVALAPADLNTSTGLREVERALAPADGGATVYAPTLRLWPGHVPSDRGWSFEAGADVAAPAFQRRLDEAGAATEGRTPGDGTFANETVQFSSTVLRRDGKRRVDVTADGSRYAKMAEMERHVTNRIDLLAVKLSGDLSEGEGSNPLFKVGDGSEAVEHYAVLTKRDALNEAVARAGYGDVLAFENVLCLWNGDEGAYNLVVDAETVVDRVA is encoded by the coding sequence ATGATAGACAGAGACGCCGTCCGGTCGAACGCGAAGTATCTGCGGAACGTCCGGCCCGTCGACCCCGAGGAGATATGCGAGTACATCGAGGGGACGCCCCACCCCGCCGTCGTGCGCGAGACCCTGCGCGAGGAGGCGTTCGACCTCGGCATGGTCGAACGCGACGACGGGACGTTCGTCCCAGTCGAAGACGACCCGGTCCCCTATCGAGACTGGGCGCCGACCGAGTTCCCCGAGGAGCACGCCTTCCGGTTCGAGGACCTCCTCGTCGAACGCCACGGCGTCAACTGGCACCGCGGCGAGTCGGGTGACCGACTCCGCGAGTCGATTCGCCGTCTCAAGGAGGACTACTACTACCAGAACGACGTCGAGTACGACGCCGACGCCGCCCTCGGCTACGGCATCTACCACCTGCCCGACTACTACGCCGCGATAGGCTACGTCCTCGACGACCTGGCGGAGAACGGCCTTCTCCCGCGGACGCTCCGCGTCCTCGACGTGGGCGCGGGCGCCGGCGGCCCCGCCCTCGGCCTGCACGACTACTTACCGGAGGACTCCCTCGTCGAGTACCACGCCGTCGAACCGTCCGCCTCGGCCGACGTGCTCGACCACATGGTAGCGGGAACGCGGTCGAACTTCAAGACGGAGATACACCGCGAGACGGCCGAGGCGTTCGACCCCCTCTCGATAGTTCCCGACGGTGAGGGGTTCGACCTCGTGCTGTTCGCCAACGTGCTCTCGGAACTCGACGACCCCGTCGCCGTCGCGGAGCGTTACCTCGAATCCGCCGCCGCCGATGGGTCGTTCGTCGCCCTCGCGCCCGCGGACCTGAACACCAGCACGGGCCTCCGCGAGGTCGAACGCGCTCTCGCGCCCGCCGACGGCGGCGCGACCGTCTACGCGCCGACGCTCCGCCTGTGGCCCGGCCACGTCCCCTCCGACCGCGGGTGGTCGTTCGAGGCGGGCGCGGACGTCGCCGCACCGGCGTTCCAGCGCCGACTCGACGAGGCGGGCGCGGCGACGGAGGGGCGGACGCCCGGCGACGGCACCTTCGCGAACGAGACGGTGCAGTTCTCCTCGACGGTGCTCCGCCGCGACGGGAAGCGACGGGTCGACGTGACCGCCGACGGGAGTCGGTACGCGAAGATGGCCGAGATGGAGCGACACGTCACGAACCGCATCGACCTCCTCGCGGTGAAACTCAGCGGCGACCTGAGCGAGGGGGAGGGTTCGAACCCGCTGTTCAAGGTGGGCGACGGCAGCGAGGCCGTCGAGCACTACGCCGTCCTCACCAAGCGTGACGCCCTGAACGAGGCGGTGGCCCGCGCGGGGTACGGCGACGTGCTCGCCTTCGAGAACGTCCTCTGTCTCTGGAACGGCGACGAGGGGGCGTACAACCTCGTCGTCGACGCGGAGACGGTGGTCGACCGGGTGGCCTGA
- the aroC gene encoding chorismate synthase, which yields MNGNRFGRLFQVTTYGESHGDAMGVTVSGCPAGLELDEDDVQAELDRRKPGQSMITTSRGEPDAVAINSGTQDGYTTGTPIGMVIENKDARSGKYEPYVTAPRPSHGDFTYSAKFGTRNWGGGGRSSARETVNWVAAGAVAKKILEEEGVEAKAHVNQIGDVEAPPVTFEEMVEHTEENEVRCAHPETAEEMLEKIEQYQQEGDSIGGSIYFETRGVPRGLGAPRFDAFPARLGQAMMAIPATTGFEFGLGREAREWTGKDRNEDWEFDGDGDPTPVGNKHGGIQGGITTGQPIFGEVTWHAPTSIPKEQKTVDWETGEEKDIQVVGRHDPVLPPRAVPVVEAMLYLTIVDFMLLGGRVNPDRMDGNPGEYDTDYHPRSPDNE from the coding sequence ATGAACGGCAACCGCTTCGGCCGACTCTTCCAGGTGACGACCTACGGCGAGAGCCACGGCGACGCGATGGGCGTCACCGTCTCGGGGTGTCCGGCCGGTCTCGAACTCGACGAGGACGACGTGCAGGCGGAACTCGACAGGCGAAAGCCCGGACAGTCGATGATAACCACCTCCCGGGGCGAACCCGACGCCGTCGCCATCAACTCGGGGACGCAGGACGGCTACACGACGGGCACGCCCATCGGGATGGTCATCGAGAACAAGGACGCCCGGTCGGGCAAGTACGAACCGTACGTGACGGCGCCGCGACCCTCGCACGGCGATTTCACTTACTCCGCGAAGTTCGGCACGCGCAACTGGGGCGGCGGCGGCCGGTCCTCCGCGCGCGAGACGGTGAACTGGGTGGCCGCCGGTGCGGTGGCCAAGAAGATTCTCGAAGAAGAGGGGGTCGAGGCGAAAGCGCACGTGAACCAGATCGGCGACGTGGAGGCGCCGCCGGTGACGTTCGAGGAGATGGTCGAGCACACCGAGGAGAACGAGGTGCGCTGTGCGCACCCCGAGACGGCCGAGGAGATGCTGGAGAAGATAGAGCAGTACCAGCAGGAGGGCGACTCCATCGGGGGGTCCATCTACTTCGAGACGCGCGGCGTCCCCCGCGGCCTCGGCGCGCCGCGATTCGACGCCTTCCCCGCCCGCCTCGGGCAGGCGATGATGGCCATCCCGGCGACGACGGGATTCGAGTTCGGCCTCGGCCGCGAGGCGCGCGAGTGGACCGGCAAGGACAGAAACGAGGACTGGGAGTTCGACGGGGACGGCGACCCGACGCCCGTCGGCAACAAACACGGCGGCATTCAAGGTGGAATCACGACGGGGCAGCCGATATTCGGCGAGGTGACGTGGCACGCGCCCACCTCGATACCCAAAGAGCAGAAGACGGTCGACTGGGAGACGGGCGAGGAGAAGGACATCCAGGTCGTCGGCCGACACGACCCGGTGCTCCCGCCGCGGGCCGTCCCCGTCGTCGAGGCGATGCTGTATCTGACCATCGTCGACTTCATGCTCCTCGGCGGGCGCGTCAACCCCGACCGGATGGACGGGAATCCGGGCGAGTACGACACCGACTACCACCCCCGAAGTCCCGACAACGAGTAA
- a CDS encoding prephenate dehydrogenase/arogenate dehydrogenase family protein, with protein sequence MEVLVVGAGEMGRWTGATLAPEFDVAYADRDAAAARDAAATTPDARPVALDDPETFDAVCLAVPISAAADAVADHASRADRAVFDVTGVMAAPVAAMREAAEKKERLSLHPLFAAANAPGNVAAVRDAPGPVTDRVCDAFAAAGNRVFETTPEEHDEAMETVQAGAHAAVLAYALAAGDVREEFATPVSEALSALAETVTGGTPRVYREIQESFPGADRVADAAAELAAADAEAFERLYREANAKHAHTSSDAESGEETEENEPP encoded by the coding sequence ATGGAGGTACTGGTCGTCGGCGCGGGCGAGATGGGTCGGTGGACGGGCGCGACGCTCGCCCCCGAGTTCGACGTGGCGTACGCGGACCGCGACGCCGCGGCCGCGCGCGACGCCGCGGCGACGACCCCCGACGCCCGACCGGTCGCCCTCGACGACCCGGAGACGTTCGACGCCGTCTGCCTCGCGGTGCCCATCTCGGCCGCCGCGGACGCCGTCGCCGACCACGCCTCACGCGCCGACCGCGCGGTGTTCGACGTGACGGGGGTGATGGCCGCGCCCGTCGCGGCGATGCGCGAGGCCGCAGAGAAAAAAGAGCGACTCAGTCTCCACCCCCTCTTCGCCGCGGCGAACGCGCCCGGCAACGTCGCCGCCGTCCGCGACGCCCCCGGCCCCGTCACGGACCGCGTCTGCGACGCCTTCGCGGCTGCCGGCAACCGCGTCTTCGAGACGACGCCCGAGGAGCACGACGAGGCGATGGAGACCGTTCAGGCGGGGGCGCACGCCGCCGTCCTCGCCTACGCGCTGGCGGCCGGGGACGTGCGCGAGGAGTTCGCCACCCCCGTCTCCGAGGCGCTCTCGGCGCTCGCGGAGACGGTGACCGGCGGCACCCCCCGCGTCTACCGGGAGATTCAGGAGTCGTTCCCCGGCGCGGACCGCGTCGCCGACGCCGCGGCCGAACTCGCCGCGGCGGACGCCGAGGCGTTCGAGCGACTGTACCGGGAGGCGAACGCGAAGCACGCGCACACGAGTTCGGACGCGGAGAGCGGGGAGGAGACGGAGGAGAACGAGCCACCATGA
- a CDS encoding 2-oxoacid:acceptor oxidoreductase subunit alpha, with protein sequence MTDDELIWRIAGGSGDGIASTSQNFAKALMRSGLHVFTHRHYPSRIRGGHTYTEIRASADPVKSRGDGYNFLLALGDSFARNPQENAYYGNEEVKPLSENLDELREGGVIVYDSGLLDTSEIEDFDERVEENGWHVYDIDLRTMAREHGREVMRNTAGVGVTCAIAGIDTEWIENLMRDAMPEKILDPNLEILQAAYDLVQEEYDVDAPDISVPEGEHDEEQVLLSGSDAIAYGALDEGCRFIAGYPMTPWTEVFTIMSQNLPEVGGISEQVEDEIAAAALAIGASHAGTKAMSGSSGGGFALMSEPLGLAEMTETPVVLVEAMRAGPSTGMPTKPEQGDLEHVLYTSQGDSHRVVFAPAGAEEAYHQTRKAFQIAYEYQIPSIVLYDQKNGGELQNVPASVFDEEPNGDIGSVISEEDLADAPHDPSGKYNRFQYEGENGVSQRSIPGQKGGRYLATGNEHMPAGHIAEDPDNRVYQVNRRMEKLEAIRAELDDGEVPNNTQYGPEDAEYGIMTFGSQQGTVEEAVDRLNDDGHSVKALGVSEMAPYPVEQVSEFLESVDECLVVEMNASAQFRGLTQKEIGKYGEKLSSLLKYNGNPFEPEEITEGFVTSIVEGEELPTHETKFVPAASD encoded by the coding sequence ATGACTGACGATGAACTTATCTGGCGAATTGCAGGCGGTTCTGGGGACGGTATCGCCTCGACGAGCCAGAACTTCGCAAAGGCCCTGATGCGCTCGGGGCTTCACGTATTCACACACCGTCACTACCCGTCGCGGATTCGCGGCGGCCACACGTACACGGAGATTCGCGCCTCCGCCGACCCCGTCAAGTCCCGCGGGGACGGTTACAACTTCCTGCTGGCGCTGGGCGACTCGTTCGCCCGCAACCCGCAGGAGAACGCGTACTACGGTAACGAGGAGGTCAAGCCCCTCTCGGAGAACCTCGACGAACTCCGCGAAGGCGGGGTCATCGTCTACGACTCCGGACTGCTCGACACGAGCGAGATAGAGGACTTCGACGAGCGAGTCGAGGAGAACGGCTGGCACGTCTACGACATCGACCTCCGTACGATGGCGCGCGAACACGGCCGCGAGGTCATGCGCAACACGGCCGGCGTCGGCGTCACGTGCGCCATCGCCGGCATCGACACCGAGTGGATCGAGAACCTCATGCGCGATGCGATGCCCGAGAAGATTCTCGACCCCAACCTCGAAATCCTGCAGGCGGCGTACGACCTCGTTCAGGAGGAGTACGACGTCGATGCCCCGGACATCTCGGTGCCCGAGGGCGAACACGACGAGGAGCAGGTGCTTCTCTCGGGGTCCGACGCCATCGCCTACGGCGCCCTCGACGAGGGCTGCCGGTTCATCGCGGGCTACCCGATGACCCCGTGGACCGAGGTCTTCACCATCATGTCCCAGAACCTGCCCGAGGTCGGCGGTATCTCCGAGCAGGTCGAGGACGAAATCGCGGCGGCGGCGCTGGCCATCGGCGCCTCCCACGCCGGCACGAAGGCGATGTCCGGTTCCTCCGGCGGCGGGTTCGCGCTGATGTCCGAACCGCTCGGCCTCGCGGAGATGACCGAGACGCCGGTCGTCCTCGTCGAAGCCATGCGCGCCGGCCCCTCGACGGGCATGCCGACGAAGCCCGAACAGGGCGACCTCGAACACGTCCTGTACACTTCGCAGGGTGACTCCCACCGCGTCGTCTTCGCGCCCGCGGGCGCCGAGGAGGCGTACCACCAGACGCGTAAGGCGTTCCAGATCGCCTACGAGTACCAGATTCCGAGCATCGTCCTCTACGACCAGAAGAACGGCGGGGAGCTTCAGAACGTCCCGGCCAGCGTCTTCGACGAGGAGCCGAACGGCGACATCGGCTCGGTCATCTCCGAGGAGGACCTCGCGGACGCGCCGCACGACCCCTCCGGGAAGTACAACCGCTTCCAGTACGAAGGCGAGAACGGCGTCAGTCAGCGGTCCATCCCCGGTCAGAAGGGCGGCCGCTATCTCGCGACCGGCAACGAGCACATGCCCGCCGGTCACATCGCGGAGGACCCGGACAACCGCGTCTACCAGGTCAACCGCCGGATGGAGAAACTCGAAGCCATCCGCGCCGAACTCGACGACGGCGAGGTGCCGAACAACACGCAGTACGGTCCCGAGGACGCCGAGTACGGCATCATGACGTTCGGCTCCCAGCAGGGGACCGTCGAGGAGGCCGTCGACCGCCTCAACGACGACGGCCACTCCGTGAAGGCCCTCGGCGTCAGCGAGATGGCGCCGTACCCGGTCGAGCAGGTGTCGGAGTTCCTCGAGAGCGTCGACGAGTGTCTCGTCGTCGAGATGAACGCCTCGGCGCAGTTCCGCGGCCTCACGCAGAAGGAGATCGGCAAGTACGGCGAGAAGCTCTCCAGTCTGCTCAAGTACAACGGCAACCCGTTCGAACCCGAGGAGATCACCGAGGGCTTCGTCACGAGCATCGTCGAGGGTGAGGAACTGCCCACCCACGAGACCAAATTCGTCCCCGCAGCGAGTGACTAA
- a CDS encoding SDR family oxidoreductase, producing MTGSKLDGRVAFITGTSRGIGKALALELAEKGAKVVSTGKTVEPRDELPGTITQTTEEIRERGGESIWKELDVRDEESVEAAVADTVEEFGGLDILINNAGAIHMAPFEETPPKRFDLLTDVNVRGTYVTTQAALPHLRESDRAHVLAFSPPVANPARPGMAAYAVSKYGMTVVMQSLAGELSGEGIGVNSLWPVSAIESEATRHFGMGSPEDWRTPQIVCDAVVEILRRDPSECTGNAFYDEELLREAGVEEFDRYNVVEGSSPGPMSAHLFDPEYERPD from the coding sequence ATGACCGGGAGTAAACTCGACGGACGTGTAGCGTTTATCACGGGAACGAGTCGCGGTATCGGGAAGGCGTTGGCCCTCGAACTGGCCGAGAAGGGGGCGAAAGTCGTCTCCACCGGCAAGACCGTCGAACCGAGAGACGAACTCCCGGGGACGATAACGCAGACGACCGAGGAGATACGCGAACGCGGCGGCGAATCCATCTGGAAGGAGTTGGACGTGCGCGACGAGGAGTCCGTCGAAGCGGCGGTAGCCGACACCGTCGAGGAGTTCGGCGGTCTGGACATCCTGATCAACAACGCGGGCGCCATCCACATGGCGCCGTTCGAGGAGACGCCGCCGAAGCGGTTCGACCTTCTCACCGACGTGAACGTCCGCGGGACGTACGTCACGACGCAGGCGGCCCTGCCGCACCTGAGGGAGAGCGACCGCGCGCACGTCCTCGCGTTCTCGCCGCCGGTGGCGAACCCCGCGCGGCCGGGGATGGCCGCCTACGCCGTCTCGAAGTACGGGATGACCGTCGTGATGCAGTCGCTGGCGGGGGAGCTCTCGGGGGAGGGAATCGGCGTGAACAGTCTCTGGCCCGTCTCGGCCATCGAGTCCGAGGCGACGCGGCACTTCGGCATGGGGTCGCCCGAGGACTGGCGGACGCCGCAGATAGTCTGCGACGCCGTCGTCGAGATTCTGCGCCGCGACCCGTCCGAGTGCACGGGCAACGCGTTCTACGACGAGGAACTCCTCCGGGAGGCGGGCGTCGAGGAGTTCGACCGGTACAACGTCGTGGAGGGGTCCTCGCCCGGCCCGATGTCCGCGCACCTGTTCGACCCCGAGTACGAGCGTCCCGACTGA